The DNA segment TAAATCTTCCTCTTTAACATTTGGAATATCTTTTGTAATCTCTTCAACGCCATCTTTAAGTTCTCTAGCCTCTACTTCTTTTTCATAAATATGAACACTAGTGAAAGTATCTTCGCGTAAAATTTTCTCACTAATTACAATAGCATCTTCATAATTATATCCATGCCATGGCATAAATGCGATCAAAGCATTTTTACCAATAGCAAGCTCTCCTTGGTCCATACTTGGACCATCTGCAATAATTTGACCTGCTTGAATAAATTCGCCTTTTTTCACAATCGGGTGTTGAATAAAAGTTGTATTTTGGTTAGTTCTTAGATTTTTTTCCATTTTATAATGATCAATAAATGGTCCATTTTCATCTTCGCCCAAAATAAAAATATTTTTATTATCAACTTTTTCTACAATACCTGCTCTTTTAGCTTTAATAGCTTCCCAAGCATCACGTGCAATGATTTTTTCCATACCAGTACCTACTATAGGTGCTTGTGCGGTTAGTAAAGGCACTGCTTGACGCTGCATGTTTGAACCCATCAGGGCTCTGTTTGCATCATCATGCTCCAAAAATGGAATCAAAGAAGCTGCAACCCCTACTATCATACCTGAACAAAGGTCAATCAAATGCACTTCTTCTCTTCTTGCTAAGATTGTTTCACCATCTTGTCTTGCTTCAACAAATTCTTCAACAATATTACCTTTTTCATCAATTTTAGTTGAAGCAGCTGCGATCACTAAACCTTCTTCTTGAGTAGCAGTTAAATAAACAATTTCATTACTTACTTTTCCATTTTCTACTTTCTTATAAGGTGCTTCAACAAAACCTAGATCATTTACTTTAGCATAAGTTGAAAGCGTATTAATCAAACCGATATTTTGACCTTCTGGAGTTTCAACAGGACAAATTCTTCCATAATGCGTTGCATGGACATCACGCACTTCAAAACCCGCTCTTTCTTTTACTAAACCACCCTCGCCAAGCGCAGATAAACGACGTTTATGAGTTACCTCACTTAATGGGTTTGTTTGATCCATAAATTGAGACAATTGACCACCGGTAAAAAATTCCATAATTGTCACAGTAATTGTTTTAGGATTGATTAAATCATAAGGCATTACTTTATCAATATCTGCATTTAATGCGGTAAATTTATCTCTGATTGATTTTTGCATTTTAGCAAGACCCACATGAAGTTCATTAGCTAAAAGCTCTCCGATCGATCTAATACGACGATTGCCTAAATGATCTCTATCATCAATATGGCCTCTACCATTTTTTACTTTAATTAAATATTTTGCAGTTTTTACTATATCTTCATTTGTTAAAACTGTAACATATTCAGGTGTATCTAATCCTAGTTTATGATTCATTTTCATACGACCAACTTTTGTTAGATCATATCTTTCAGGATTAAAAAATAAATCATTTACAAAAGCTTTTGCGGCATCTTTTACTACAGGCTCGCCTGGTCTCATTACTTTATAAATTCTAATAGCTGCTAAATCATTTTCATCTTCTATATTTTCAGTTTGTTTTAATAATTTTAAAGTCTCATTATCTTGAATGAAAGAATTAATAATAGCAGCATCAACTCCATTTGCTAAGTCATTTGCAATATCAAATTGTTTTTCTTCTTTAATTTTAGCTAGTTTTCCTTCATCTAATAGTGTTAAAGAATCATATAAAACTTCACCGGTTTCTTTATTAATGATAGGACTAGCTAAATATCTATTTGTTAAAATTTCAATTGGATATTCAACCCATTTAACACCGTCTTTTATAAGTTGCTCAGCTTTTTTCTTTGTCATTCTTTTACCGGCTTGGTGTACAACATTACCTTTTTCATCTTTTAAGTCATATTCGACTCTATCTAAAAAGTCATTTGGATTAAATTCAGTTAAAAATTTATCTTTTTTAACATGAATAGTTTGTATAGGGTAAAATAATTTTATAATATCTTGCTTTTTATAACCAAGTGCTCTAAATAAAATAGTAATAGGCACTTTCCTTCTTTTATTAATACGCACATAAAGCACATCTTTTGCATCATATTCAAAATAAAGCCAAGAACCACGATCTGGTATAATTTGAGCTGTATATACTAATTTATTTGCAACAGTAGAACTTTCTTCTTCTTTAAAAATAACACCTGGACTTCTATGAAGTTGATTTACAACAACTCTTTCAACCCCATTAATTATAAAAGAAATTCTATCTGTCATTAAAGGAATTTCTCTAATATAAATTTCTTGTTCTTTGATATCTTTTATACCAATTTTTTCACCCGTTTTTTCATCTTTTTCATGTAAAGTTAAACGGATTTTCATTTTCAAATTTACAGAATAAGTTAAACCTCTTTCCATGCACTCTCTAATGGTGTATTTAGGTTTACCTACTTCACTACTTACATATTCTAAACTTAATCTATTTTGCGGATCATGAATTGGAAAGATAGATTTGAAAACTTTTTCAATTCCACTTTCTGAATTTTTTGCATCTAAATTTAAAAAATAATCAAAACTCTTTTTTTGTAATTGTAATAAATTTGGAATGTCTATTTGTTGTGGAACATTCGAGAAGTCTATTCTTAAACGATTTCCTGATTGTGAATTTAACATATTATTATACCCCATGGTAAAAGTATTGAAAGAAAGAATCCTTATTAAAGGAAAACAAGAAAGGATATAAAATCCTTTCTTTTAAAAATAAAAAATTATTTAAGTTCAACCTTAGCGCCAGCTTCTTCAAGTTGTTTTTTAGCTTCTTCAGCTTCAGCTTTACTAACACCTTCTTTAAGAACTGATGGAGTTTGCTCAACTGCATCTTTTGCTTCTTTTAATCCAAGACCAGTTAAAGCACGAACAACTTTAATTACATTAATTTTTTTATCGCCACCATCTTGTAATACAATATCAAATTCAGTTTTTTCTTCAGCAGCACCGCCAGCAGCACCCGCAACAGCAGCACCCGCAACCATAACTGGAGCAGCAGAAACACCAAATTTTTCTTCAAATTCTTTTACTAATTCTGAAAGCTCAAGAACACTTAGGTTAGAAATAAATTCTAATACATCTTCTTTAGTAATTGCCATTTTTTATCCTTTTTATAATTTTATTCAGCTTCTTTTTTTTCTTTTAATGCATTTAATCCAATTGTAAAATTGGTGATTGGTGCATTCCAAACTTGCAAAAGCATAGCAAGTAATTCATTACGAGAAGGCATTTTAGCTAAAGCTTTAACTTTATCTACAGAAGCAACTTCGCCTTCGATAAATGCAGTTTTGATCTCAAATGCTTGATTAGCTTCGCTAAATTTATCAGCAACTTTTGAAACATTTAATTGGTCTTCACCCCAAAGATAAATATTAGTATCTTTAAGTTCCATTCCATCTTTGCCGGCATTTTTAAGAGCAATACTTGCTAAAGTATTTTTAATAATTTGAACTTTAACATCCATTTCTCTCGCATTATTTCTTAACTCTTCAAGTTTTTTAGTATTTAAACCCTTATAGTTACAAACTACAACAGCCTCACTAACTTTAAAACCTTCTTCAAGTTTAGAAACAAGTTCAACTTTTTGGCTTTTAGTCATCTTTACTCCTTTCCGACCGGTGATTTCAAGCAGAGCAGAAAAATCTAATTAAGTCCTAAGACCTCGGCTATCTCCAATCTAAGATAAAAATTAGATAAAATAAAAGTTATTATCTTATCTAATTTTTATTAATGAGAGTAAAACTCTCATTAATTTTATTTTGTATCAAGTAATTCTTGAGTATCAAGAGAAAGAGAAGGACTCATAGTTAAAGAAAGACTAGCATTTTTAATATATCTTCCTTTTGCAGCAGCTGGCTTGTGTTTATTAATAGCTTTTACAAATGCTGTCATATTTTCTTTTAATTGTTCTTGAGTAAAGCTAACTTTACCTAAACCTGCATGGATATTTCCTTGCTTATCAACACGGAAGTTAACTTGACCATTTTTAGCATTATTCACAGCTTGTGCAACATCCATTGTCACAGTACCTGTCTTAGGATTTGGCATTAAACCTTTAGGTCCTAAAATACGACCTACTTTACCAACTAAACCCATCAAATTTGGAGTAGCAATTAAAACATCAAAATTCATATTTCCTTTTTGAATTTCTTCTACTAAATCATCACTACCAACTATATCAGCACCTGCATTTTTTGCCTCATCAGCTTTTGCATCTTTTGCTATAACAGCAACACGCACTTTTTTACCTGTACCACAAGGTAAAACTACACTACCTCTTACCATCTGATCTGCATGTCTTGGATCAACATTTAATTTTAAAGCAATTTCAACTGTTTCATCAAATTTAGCAGATGCAAGAGTTTTAACTGTGCTTATTGCCTCATCCATTAAGTAATTTTTATTTGAATCTATTTTTTTTAATAATTCTGTAAATCTTTTAGTATTTTTTGACATTAATTTTTCTCCGCATTTTATATAAAGTGCTACCGCCTTTTTAAACTCTTGGCGGTAAAGAGTATTAATCTACGATTTCAACACCCATAGAACGAGCAGAACCCATAATAATCTTAGCAGCTTGCTCTCTATCTTTTGTGTTCATATCAGCTATTTTTTTATCAACAATTTCTAAAACTTGTGCTTTGGTTAATTTACCTACTTTATTTTTTAAAGGATTATCTGCACCTTTAGAAATACCTGCAGCTTTTTTGATTAAATCAGTAGCTGGTGGTTGTTTTGTGATAAATGTAAAGCTTTTATCTGCATAAACAGTAATAACAACTGGAATATTAAAGCCAGCCATATCTTTTGTTCTTTCATTAAATGCCTTACAAAATTCCATAATATTAACACCTTGTTGACCCAAAGCAGGACCAACTGGAGGTGATGGATTAGCCTTAGTAGCAGCTATTTGTAATTTTATTTCTCCTACGACTTTTTTAGCCATAACCTTACTCCTTTACTTGCTATATTATCAAACTATTTTTTCAACTTGAGAGTATAAGATCTCTACCGGAGTTGATCTGCCAAATATTGAAACATTTAGCTTTAAAACTCCTCTAACCATATCATATTCTTCTACAATACCAACAAAGTTTGCAAAAGGACCTTCGGTTATTCTTACACTTTCTTCTTTATCAAATGAAATTTTAGGTTTAGGTGCTGCTTTATTTTTCACCTTTTCTAAAATAAGATTGATATCTTTTTCACTCAATGGGGTTGGTTTTTTACTTTCCCCTATAAAACGACCAACTTTTGGCAAAGATTGAATTTTATGCCAAAGTTCTGTTGATAAGTCAATATTGGCAAATACATAGCCTGAATACAAACTTCTTTCGCTTATTTTTTCTTTACCATTTTTAAATTCAATCACATCTTCAGTTGGAACAATTACCTCTAGCAATTGCTCTTGAATTCCATGATCTCTAACTAAATTTTCTATGGCTCTTTTTACAGCCATTTCACTACCTGCATAAGTTTGAATTGCATACCATTTATGATTCATTATTTTATCCTATAATCTTAGATAATGAAAATGACATAATTAAGTCAACCAATGCTAAAAATAATGAAACAACAGTGACAACTACAAAAACGGTAATATAAGCATTTCTAACTTGCTCTTTCAAAGGCCAAATAACTTTTGATAATTCAGCTTTTGACAATTTAAAATAAGTTATTAGTTTTTCCATATTTAACCTTATTTTGTGGCAGGGCAAGAGGGATTCGAACCCCCAACCATCGGATTTGGAATCCGGTGCTCTACCGTTGGAGCTATTGCCCTAAGGGCTTTTATATAAAAGCCTTAACTTTTTAATTTAACTTCTTTATGAACTGTATGTTTTTTTAATCTTGGGCAATATTTTTTTAATTCTAATTTTTCAGTTGTATTTTTACTATTTTTAAAAGTACTGTAATTAATATCACCGCACTCTTCACATTTCAAGCCAACTTTAATTCTCATTTTTATTCCTTAAAAAAAGCGAGATAAAATCTCGCTTATGATTATTTAATAATTTTAGATACAACACCTGAACCAACAGTACGGCCACCTTCACGGATAGCAAAACGAGTACCTTCTTCAAGTGCAACTGGTGCAATAAGACTTACAGTAATTCTAACATTTTCACCTGGCATAACCATTTCAACGCCTTCTGCAAGTTGGATAGAACCAGTAACATCTGTTGTTCTTACATAGAACTGTGGTCTATAGTTATTAAAGAATGGAGTATGACGACCACCTTCATCTTTATTTAAAATATAAACTTCTGCTTCAAAGTCAGTATGTGGAGTAATTGATTTTGGCTTAGCAAGAACCATACCACGAAGAACATCTTCTTTTTTAGTACCACGTAGAAGAACACCTACGTTATCACCTGCTTCACCTTGATCCATTTCTTTTCTAAACATTTCAACACCAGTTACTGTAGTGCTTTGTGTTTCTCTAATACCAACGATTTCAATAGTATCACCAACTTTAACAACACCTTTTTCAATTCTACCAGTAACAACTGTACCACGACCTGAAATTGAGAATACATCTTCGATTGGCATTAAGAAATCTTTATCTGTATCACG comes from the Campylobacter lari genome and includes:
- the rplL gene encoding 50S ribosomal protein L7/L12, translated to MAITKEDVLEFISNLSVLELSELVKEFEEKFGVSAAPVMVAGAAVAGAAGGAAEEKTEFDIVLQDGGDKKINVIKVVRALTGLGLKEAKDAVEQTPSVLKEGVSKAEAEEAKKQLEEAGAKVELK
- the secE gene encoding preprotein translocase subunit SecE encodes the protein MEKLITYFKLSKAELSKVIWPLKEQVRNAYITVFVVVTVVSLFLALVDLIMSFSLSKIIG
- the rplK gene encoding 50S ribosomal protein L11, translated to MAKKVVGEIKLQIAATKANPSPPVGPALGQQGVNIMEFCKAFNERTKDMAGFNIPVVITVYADKSFTFITKQPPATDLIKKAAGISKGADNPLKNKVGKLTKAQVLEIVDKKIADMNTKDREQAAKIIMGSARSMGVEIVD
- the nusG gene encoding transcription termination/antitermination protein NusG, with translation MMNHKWYAIQTYAGSEMAVKRAIENLVRDHGIQEQLLEVIVPTEDVIEFKNGKEKISERSLYSGYVFANIDLSTELWHKIQSLPKVGRFIGESKKPTPLSEKDINLILEKVKNKAAPKPKISFDKEESVRITEGPFANFVGIVEEYDMVRGVLKLNVSIFGRSTPVEILYSQVEKIV
- the rplA gene encoding 50S ribosomal protein L1, whose translation is MSKNTKRFTELLKKIDSNKNYLMDEAISTVKTLASAKFDETVEIALKLNVDPRHADQMVRGSVVLPCGTGKKVRVAVIAKDAKADEAKNAGADIVGSDDLVEEIQKGNMNFDVLIATPNLMGLVGKVGRILGPKGLMPNPKTGTVTMDVAQAVNNAKNGQVNFRVDKQGNIHAGLGKVSFTQEQLKENMTAFVKAINKHKPAAAKGRYIKNASLSLTMSPSLSLDTQELLDTK
- the rplJ gene encoding 50S ribosomal protein L10, with product MTKSQKVELVSKLEEGFKVSEAVVVCNYKGLNTKKLEELRNNAREMDVKVQIIKNTLASIALKNAGKDGMELKDTNIYLWGEDQLNVSKVADKFSEANQAFEIKTAFIEGEVASVDKVKALAKMPSRNELLAMLLQVWNAPITNFTIGLNALKEKKEAE
- the rpoB gene encoding DNA-directed RNA polymerase subunit beta, which encodes MLNSQSGNRLRIDFSNVPQQIDIPNLLQLQKKSFDYFLNLDAKNSESGIEKVFKSIFPIHDPQNRLSLEYVSSEVGKPKYTIRECMERGLTYSVNLKMKIRLTLHEKDEKTGEKIGIKDIKEQEIYIREIPLMTDRISFIINGVERVVVNQLHRSPGVIFKEEESSTVANKLVYTAQIIPDRGSWLYFEYDAKDVLYVRINKRRKVPITILFRALGYKKQDIIKLFYPIQTIHVKKDKFLTEFNPNDFLDRVEYDLKDEKGNVVHQAGKRMTKKKAEQLIKDGVKWVEYPIEILTNRYLASPIINKETGEVLYDSLTLLDEGKLAKIKEEKQFDIANDLANGVDAAIINSFIQDNETLKLLKQTENIEDENDLAAIRIYKVMRPGEPVVKDAAKAFVNDLFFNPERYDLTKVGRMKMNHKLGLDTPEYVTVLTNEDIVKTAKYLIKVKNGRGHIDDRDHLGNRRIRSIGELLANELHVGLAKMQKSIRDKFTALNADIDKVMPYDLINPKTITVTIMEFFTGGQLSQFMDQTNPLSEVTHKRRLSALGEGGLVKERAGFEVRDVHATHYGRICPVETPEGQNIGLINTLSTYAKVNDLGFVEAPYKKVENGKVSNEIVYLTATQEEGLVIAAASTKIDEKGNIVEEFVEARQDGETILARREEVHLIDLCSGMIVGVAASLIPFLEHDDANRALMGSNMQRQAVPLLTAQAPIVGTGMEKIIARDAWEAIKAKRAGIVEKVDNKNIFILGEDENGPFIDHYKMEKNLRTNQNTTFIQHPIVKKGEFIQAGQIIADGPSMDQGELAIGKNALIAFMPWHGYNYEDAIVISEKILREDTFTSVHIYEKEVEARELKDGVEEITKDIPNVKEEDLAHLDESGIAKIGTHIKPGMILVGKVSPKGEVKPTPEERLLRAIFGEKAGHVVNKSLYATASLEGVVVDVKIFTKKGYEKDARAVKAYDDEKLNLEKEHHDRLLMMDREETLRVCSLLSKSPLNSDEEINGVKYKKGSKVEITELEKINRFALNSLVKAYSKEVQKEYDDLKNHFQNEKKKLKTEHDEKLEILEKDDILPSGVVKLVKVYIATKRKLKVGDKMAGRHGNKGIVSNIVPEVDMPYLPDGRPIDIALNPLGVPSRMNIGQILESHLGIVGMRLGDQIQEIFDRKQKDFVKELREKILEICSVSRLELEKKFVQTLNDEQLISYARDWAKGVKFATPVFEGVTVEEFGKLFEMAKIAMDGKSELYDGRTGEKMAERVHVGCMYMLKLHHLVDEKVHARSTGPYSLVTQQPVGGKALFGGQRFGEMEVWALEAYGAAHTLREMLTIKSDDVEGRFSAYKALTKGENVPATGIPETFFVLTNELKSLALDVEIFDKDENNE
- the rpmG gene encoding 50S ribosomal protein L33, which codes for MRIKVGLKCEECGDINYSTFKNSKNTTEKLELKKYCPRLKKHTVHKEVKLKS